The genomic stretch AGCAGGACTGTGGTTGGTGCCCAATGGCGCATCACTAATCTAGCAAGAGTTATTTGTATGAAGTGAACGCTAAAAGCTTACGTACCCGGCACAAGGAACGAATGTGAGTAAAACGAGCTACTCCTCCGAAACTTATTTAACGTAAGCCACAGTCGCCACTTAAGCTTTTGCTTAACGTTAACTTTGACGCTCGAAAGTTTACGTGAGCTGACTTAACGATAGTTAACTGAAGTTAGCaaagttagcattagcttctATTTCCAGCTAGCTTACCCGTTAGCATTCCAACTGTCAATTTACAATAATTCTGTAAATGGatgagttgttttgttttcccgtGTTTTGTAGTCGATAGCGTTGAATGATACATGTAGATAATTGTTTAAATATTCATTGTTGAATTTAGGTTCACTTtcctctttttaatcttttgacTGGGTTAGCAATGTTTGTTTCTTATTGAGCGAACCTTGCCAACTTTACCCTCATTACTGTCTAAATAGGCCGAGATGGATGACCCGAGGAATCTGACCAGCGGGCAGAACACCGCCCTGGTCATTCTGGCCTTCCTCCAGGCGGACTGTAGAGATTCAGAGTACAGACAGGAGCTTTTCTCCCTGCGTCAGGAAATAAATAACGGCCTCAGGATAGAACCTCTGGACGGTGGAGACCTGGAAACAGATGGTCACCTGCCCAGATGCATCACAGTTTCTCTGGATCATATTCAGCCTTCAGTGGAGCTAGAGCGGCCTGGTGAGTAACTACAACAAGGCTTGAATTCTGAAAGCGAAATCCCACTTTATCACAGTCCTAAACGTCCAAAGGTCAGAGCACTGACATTCATATTTGATAAGCTGTTTCCAGCAAAACAGGTTCTAGCTtaaagagaaagcagaaagtGACGGCTTTCAGCTATTTCATCTCATTAGCATCTCATTTCCACATTCATTTAGAATAGAGGTAATGAAGGCTCATGGCTGTATGTTTATTTAtggaaatatatttttcttcctgttcgACACAGAAGCAACCATGATGTTGACTAAGGTGTTCTGATGTTGAGGCGTTCTTGTTTTCCTGCAGGGAACCATGCAGATGCTGCAGCCCTCCAGCAGGTTGcagaagagctgagagaaatTGCAGCCCAGCTTGAACACTCTGTTGTGTTTCGGGCTACGCAGAACCTGAGCAGGAACATCCGGACCTCCCCCTCTGAAGTGAGTCTGTTCTGAACTTGAGGATCTTTGAATTGTTGTTGTGATGGTTATTGTCTTTGATCATTTCTATTGTGACTCAAATTAACAATAGGTTCTTATTGTTGTTGAGTTAGTGAGTATCCCCATGTTTCAAATATTTAACTAGGTCCGAAACAAACTGTCATTATCAGTTTGTAGAATTTAttgttaaaaataacaacatgagAAAAGCCCCATCACACATTCCCAAACCCTAAGCTGATGTCCTGCAATTCCCAAGAGGCAGAAAGCCCCCAACTCTTTTGTACAGAGATCTATAACAAGGAGGTcatcacacagtttttttttttccctggtTCAGTGATTAGAACGATCAATGGATAGTCGTTTTCCATCCAGGAGAACATGTTACTTTCAACAGAGGAGCGATACATTTGAGTTCTGTAATAAATAAACATGCGTATATACGCACATTAGCTACATTAAGTTCAGGTAAAATTTCCAGCTTTTCCACTTTGTGTTCATGATGCTTGTGACACAAATGCAGAATCAAAACCTCAAAATATTGTATTCTTATTCTAAatctgatgccagcaacacgtttcaaacaagaTGTGCACACCGTTGTGATAGCAGCATGGAGCTGTTAGTATTGTTGCTGTGTCTTAACTGTGAAGAGTCCTGTGTTATTGTTTGGTATTGAGTATTGTCGTTATGTTCCAGGAATGGAAAGACCACCTTTCCTGGGAGGTGGACAGGGTGATGCGGCAGGGTGTGAATCTGAAGGATCTACCCCGGGAAAGGGTCATTGTGGCCCTCACTCTCACCCTGGTGAAGGGAGTGTGTGAGCAGGCCCCACGGCTGCTGAGAAGCCTCTTCAGCATCGCTCTGCAGTACATCAGCCCAGTGGGGGCCAGGTGACTTTTGAGCTGCAGGCTAATAGGAAATTACTGAGAAATTCGTGGTGGAAGACAGCTGAATCTGAAACTGACATCTGCTCCTCATGACCAGCCGACTGTGAAAGGAGCTGCGTTAACAGTAGTGAGAACACTTTACATGAAAAGGAAAGTGACAATGAATTTGCCATGTTTTGAAAACTGGAAATTTTTGTTTGTGACACTTGAACTTTGAATCTTACTGCCtgttaaatgttgtttaaaagtcttatgttttcattttctacatacATGATATGAAATACATGATTTCTTTGTATTCAATTATTTTGCTTTCAGCATATACATGTTATGTATATTGTCTAACTTGAATAAATATCTCTTTCCTGAGATTTGCTTCATTTCAGTCTCGAATTCTGTGAGATtgtacaactctgattccaaagTTGTGActatgtaaaacataaataaaacagaatgtgataatttgccagtcctttttgacatattctcaaatggaaacagtacaaagacaatacatttcatgtttcacctcatcaacttggttgatttttgtaaatgcagcaacatgtttcaaacaagttggtacaggagcaactaaagactgggaaagttgtggaatgctccaaaaacacctctTATGATCATTCCACCTGGGGCATGCTGGAAAGGCTCAGACGTTCACGAGCGAgcatggagcgaggttcac from Chaetodon auriga isolate fChaAug3 chromosome 6, fChaAug3.hap1, whole genome shotgun sequence encodes the following:
- the bida gene encoding BH3 interacting domain death agonist, giving the protein MDDPRNLTSGQNTALVILAFLQADCRDSEYRQELFSLRQEINNGLRIEPLDGGDLETDGHLPRCITVSLDHIQPSVELERPGNHADAAALQQVAEELREIAAQLEHSVVFRATQNLSRNIRTSPSEEWKDHLSWEVDRVMRQGVNLKDLPRERVIVALTLTLVKGVCEQAPRLLRSLFSIALQYISPVGAR